A genomic region of Fusarium falciforme chromosome 4, complete sequence contains the following coding sequences:
- a CDS encoding ARID domain-containing protein, whose translation MSTWMNDAVPNHNGNGFPHMNDANSASTMMDPSAFMANSGQFNPAQFQNQQQMGAMANGPGPMRNASPSFQNPVYQTNSVIPSKRPRPREDSLAGSPRQNPGMLPTSRSETPQQQSFAGGFQPGAVPQQNPGQFPHLQPNGSANASPSPIMGNQMRPGSVPQRVATASPHPFSPSAQQFNSQASPIPSEHGTPQPNPYMQNMPQGYNPNFAPSPSNARPSSNPNAMAAGQMMPQQMGQMPQHMGQMQGNMYPPQMQQQAQHQQQGTPQQQQGQQQGQQRPGMTDQQKMAAYQMRLQQQLQGNAQMQAQMQAQNMGRGMMPKQQIPGMPNGQMPQGGMRPQPRMGNVNPEQFMKSLTTLMNHKGLPLDPNPMIGDRPVNLMMLFQAVQNKGGYKQVTAGNGWPHIAQMIGIPPQIPTVPQTLKQIYEHNLYKFEEMWMNQQKSRMMQQQNQQQQQQQQQQQQPQQHQHQQQHQQQQQAQQAQQAQQAQGANMAGQATPQKQMQPNQQMNQGPLAQTGQQPQMQQQTPMKQMQPGQPPVNGFSTPQAQVQPQATPVIPGQNRNMPQGMDTSGINDFAAAPSPAPRRVGSMSQNEGRQASAAPTAVVERMPRLGPQTDQYSPCARELSTFGGVDLTAFSKLGAELERWKPDVPPLQELGNIDVSALTKSLQSGIHGEVRLALDVLAAASCSMNQLHFIQLRYCEELVEALIECAEEQVDLLAEHTVEVSDEIQISPYEDVVRACRIERWNVREIPVFGTEEYELDRAVDRLICVTTILRNFSFPGEQNENHGVLADESVIKFLCVVIRYLGTRTMLLRSQNNTLDFMKDVVILLSNIAGSVEIPGREQAVCLLQFLLAFAPAPNPTVSDGTLFFTPYEPSLHAYLPHAVDALAKLLARDEPNRTHYKAVFALDSNSNPPYELLTRAFGLAIAPIPDKAKAQSRPPNFPSLVEVRKPFLMQGLLSAEILASIAPGHDAGVAKAWLSSGNDFAQNLFRLIRELSQLYEQPQLHGGPRAGARKDPELVYLVVVSVALLRRLAEKARDPNDPASSLPAKAVPSPQALLDALSMQSAEWAKDEVLQQLSTFFVLGK comes from the coding sequence ATGAGCACCTGGATGAATGACGCCGTCCCAAACCACAATGGCAACGGCTTCCCTCACATGAATGACGCCAACTCAGCCAGCACCATGATGGATCCTTCCGCCTTCATGGCCAACTCTGGCCAATTCAATCCTGCCCAGTTTCAGAACCAGCAGCAGATGGGCGCGATGGCTAATGGCCCTGGCCCCATGCGCAATGCCTCACCTTCCTTCCAGAATCCCGTCTATCAAACCAACTCGGTGATTCCATCGAaacgccctcgccctcgcgaAGACAGTCTCGCCGGCTCTCCGAGACAGAACCCCGGAATGTTGCCGACGTCGCGTTCCGAGACGCCGCAGCAGCAATCCTTTGCCGGCGGCTTTCAGCCTGGCGCGGTCCCCCAGCAAAACCCCGGCCAATTTCCCCATCTTCAACCAAACGGTTCTGCCAACGCGAGTCCATCACCGATCATGGGCAACCAGATGCGACCAGGTAGTGTCCCTCAGAGGGTCGCGACCGCGTCGCCTCATCCATTCTCGCCTAGCGCACAGCAGTTCAACTCGCAGGCGTCACCAATACCTTCCGAACATGGCACACCTCAGCCGAACCCCTACATGCAAAACATGCCCCAAGGATATAACCCGAACTTCGCGCCATCGCCCTCGAATGCTCGCCCATCATCGAATCCGAACGCGATGGCTGCTGGCCAAATGATGCCGCAGCAGATGGGTCAAATGCCTCAACACATGGGCCAGATGCAGGGCAACATGTATCCTCCCCAGATGCAGCAGCAGGCCCAGCATCAGCAACAGGGCACccctcaacagcagcaaggTCAGCAGCAAGGCCAGCAGCGGCCAGGCATGACCGACCAGCAGAAGATGGCCGCATATCAAATGAGGCTGCAGCAGCAACTTCAAGGGAACGCACAAATGCAGGCACAGATGCAAGCACAGAACATGGGCCGCGGTATGATGCCTAAGCAGCAAATACCTGGAATGCCCAATGGTCAGATGCCACAGGGAGGCATGAGGCCGCAGCCAAGGATGGGAAATGTCAACCCGGAACAATTCATGAAGAGTCTTACGACTCTCATGAACCACAAGGGCTTGCCTCTCGACCCTAACCCGATGATTGGGGACAGGCCAGTCAACCTGATGATGCTCTTTCAGGCTGTTCAAAACAAGGGAGGATACAAGCAGGTCACAGCTGGAAACGGATGGCCCCATATTGCTCAAATGATTGGAATACCGCCTCAGATTCCTACGGTGCCACAGACGCTGAAGCAGATTTACGAGCACAACCTCTATAAGTTCGAGGAAATGTGGATGAATCAGCAGAAGTCCCGGATGATGCAGCAACAgaatcagcagcagcagcaacaacaacaacaacagcagcagcctcagcaacatcaacatcaacagcaacatcaacagcaacagcaagctcagcaggctcaacaagctcaacaagcccaaggcGCAAACATGGCGGGCCAGGCGACACCGCAAAAGCAGATGCAACCGAACCAACAAATGAATCAAGGGCCACTGGCTCAGACTGGTCAACAACCCCAGATGCAACAGCAAACCCCTATGAAGCAGATGCAACCAGGACAGCCTCCAGTGAACGGATTTTCGAcacctcaagctcaagtACAGCCACAAGCCACGCCTGTTATACCGGGACAGAACCGCAACATGCCGCAAGGAATGGACACCTCTGGCATCAACGATTTTGCAGCCGCTCCCTCCCCGGCTCCTCGTAGGGTCGGAAGCATGTCTCAGAATGAGGGGCGACAAGCTTCAGCAGCACCCACAGCTGTTGTGGAGCGTATGCCTCGCCTCGGCCCTCAGACTGACCAGTACAGCCCTTGTGCGCGCGAGTTGTCGACATTTGGAGGTGTCGACTTGACTGCCTTCAGCAAGCTCGGCGCCGAACTCGAACGATGGAAGCCAGACGTTCCACCCCTTCAGGAACTGGGGAATATCGACGTCAGTGCTCTCACGAAAAGTTTGCAGAGTGGGATTCATGGAGAAGTGCGGCTCGCCCTCGACGTCCTCGCTGCTGCATCTTGCTCTATGAACCAGTTGCACTTTATCCAACTACGATACTGTGAAGAGTTGGTGGAGGCTCTCATTGAGTGCGCTGAAGAGCAAGTTGACTTGCTGGCCGAGCATACCGTCGAAGTTTCGGATGAGATCCAGATATCACCGTACGAAGATGTGGTGAGAGCCTGCCGCATCGAACGATGGAACGTTCGTGAGATTCCCGTCTTCGGCACGGAAGAGTACGAACTGGATCGAGCTGTGGACCGCTTAATATGTGTTACGACGATCCTGCGCAACTTTTCGTTCCCTGGAGAACAGAACGAGAATCATGGCGTCCTCGCCGACGAGTCGGTTATCAAGTTTCTGTGCGTCGTGATAAGGTACCTTGGTACACGCACAATGCTCCTCCGGTCCCAGAACAATACCTTGGACTTTATGAAGGATGTTGTCATCCTTCTCTCCAACATTGCGGGCTCAGTGGAGATCCCAGGACGCGAACAAGCTGTTTGCCTTCTACAATTCCTCTTGGCATTCGCTCCAGCTCCCAACCCTACCGTCTCGGACGGGACACTCTTCTTTACGCCATACGAACCCAGTCTCCATGCCTATCTACCACATGCTGTTGACGCCCTAGCCAAGTTGCTCGCACGCGACGAACCGAACCGAACTCACTACAAGGCAGTGTTTGCTTTGGACTCCAACAGCAACCCTCCTTACGAGCTTCTCACTCGGGCGTTTGGCCTAGCAATAGCGCCAATTcctgacaaggccaaggctcagAGCCGCCCACCCAACTTCCCTTCGCTTGTCGAGGTTCGAAAGCCATTCCTCATGCAAGGATTGCTATCGGCCGAGATTTTAGCGTCAATAGCACCTGGACATGATGCGGGAGTTGCGAAAGCCTGGTTATCAAGTGGTAACGACTTTGCACAAAACCTATTCAGACTCATTCGCGAGCTCAGCCAACTGTATGAGCAACCGCAACTCCATGGTGGACCACGGGCTGGGGCACGAAAAGATCCAGAGCTGGTCTACCTGGTGGTGGTCTCAGTCGCCTTGTTACGGAGGTTGGCCGAGAAGGCGAGAGACCCCAACGACCCTGCATCATCTCTTCCAGCCAAGGCTGTGCCATCACCACAGGCACTCCTCGACGCTCTTTCGATGCAATCGGCAGAGTGGGCCAAGGATGAGGTCCTACAACAGCTGTCGACTTTCTTCGTTCTAGGGAAATAA
- a CDS encoding Eukaryotic translation initiation factor 3 subunit E, producing the protein MEDLLSAVSADGSSIMPLLARHLSRHLLFPLIQFESERADEQGDDAKAKEILSSKIKLLEDTNMTDYVATMYCELHGVSEAPAEYNKKRQEVLSQLEKYEQATAKIADLLTQDEVVNGLRSDKVANLEFLKNQHGVTMEMVNALYDFGQFQFRCGQYGPAADMLYQFRVLSTDNDKVSAATWGKLASEILQTNWESAVDELKNVRENIDSKLFNNPRAQLDHRTMLVHWSLFPLFNSESAREPILDMFFSAPYINTIQTSCPWILRYLIAAVITGRGRARNSSIQQKQVKDIIRYVRQEAYEYTDPITQFVNALYIAHDFEAAREALSMAEQVCRSDFFLASSADAFVDAARHLICESYCKIFSRMNIRDLSSKLGLNPDDGEKWIVNLIRETRLDAKIDSQDGTVVMNHPPNNVYQQVIEKTKGGFFRTQVLNAAVSK; encoded by the exons ATGGAGGACCTTCTCAGCGCCGTCTCGGCCGACGGCTCGTCCATCATGCCCCTCCTCGCCCGCCACCTGAGCCGACATCTTCTCTTCCCTCTGATCCAGTTTGAGAGCGAGAGGGCCGATGAGCAGGGCGACGAcgcaaaggccaaggagatcctCTCCTCAAagatcaagctcctcgaggacaCAAACATGACGGATTACGTCGCGACCATGTACTGCGAGCTCCACGGCGTGTCCGAGGCCCCCGCCGAGTACAACAAGAAGAGGCAGGAGGTGCTGTCGCAGCTGGAGAAGTACGAGCAGGCCACCGCTAAGATCGCCGACCTCTTGACTCAGGACGAGGTTGTCAACGGACTCCGAAGCGACAAGGTTGCCAACTTGGAGTTCCTCAAGAACCAGCACGGC GTCACCATGGAAATGGTCAACGCCCTCTACGACTTTGGTCAGTTCCAGTTCCGATGCGGACAGTACGGTCCCGCCGCCGATATGCTTTACCAGTTCCGAGTCCTGTCGACCGATAACGACAAGGTCTCTGCCGCCACCTGGGGCAAGCTCGCCTCAGAGATCCTCCAGACCAACTGGGAGTCTGCCGTTGACGAACTTAAGAATGTGCGCGAAAACATCGACTCCAAGCTGTTCAACAACCCCCGTGCCCAGCTCGACCACCGAACGATGCTGGTCCACTGGTCCCTCTTCCCCCTCTTCAACTCTGAGAGTGCCCGGGAACCCATCCTCGACATGTTCTTCTCCGCCCCctacatcaacaccatccagACCTCGTGCCCCTGGATCCTGCGATACCTGATCGCCGCCGTTATCACCGGCCGCGGTCGCGCCCGCAACAGCTCCATCCAGCAGAAGCAGGTCAAGGACATTATCCGCTACGTCCGCCAGGAGGCCTACGAGTACACCGACCCCATCACCCAGTTCGTCAACGCTCTGTACATTGCCCACGACTTTGAGGCTGCTCGTGAGGCCCTGTCCATGGCCGAGCAGGTCTGCCGAAgcgacttcttcctcgcttCTTCCGCTGACGCCTTTGTCGACGCCGCCCGACACCTCATCTGCGAGAGCTACTGCAAGATCTTTAGCCGAATGAACATCCGAGACCTTAGCTCCAAGCTGGGCCTGAACCCCGACGATGGTGAGAAGTGGATCGTCAACCTGATCCGAGAGACACGACTGGACGCCAAGATCGACAGCCAGGACGGCACCGTGGTGATGAACCACCCTCCCAACAACGTCTACCAGCAGGTGATTGAGAAGACCAAGGGCGGCTTCTTCAGGACACAGGTCCTCAATGCCGCTGTCTCAAAGTAA
- a CDS encoding Glutamyl-tRNA(Gln) amidotransferase subunit B, mitochondrial, with amino-acid sequence MPRIPTSVLGKYLLSGQISRQGCVGARQITRHSALPSAAVSVANSARLLHVSSETVPPPPPAQPVPLRKQLKDEAKKAKKQGKKKSKGDSQTVDGWELTVGIEIHAQLNTARKLFSPAVTSFNDEPNSHVALFDLSMPGSQPLFQKETLIPALRAALALNCDIQKLSRFDRKHYFWWDQPSGYQITQYYEPFARNGHITLLARDGISPQDGESVTVGIKQVQLEQDTAKTLAQADKVNWLDFNRVGVPLIEIITEPEMHHPRTAAVLVRKIQMLLNTVDACVSGMETGGLRADVNVSVRRTDGSNPSLGTRTEIKNLSTIKAVEDAIIAERDRQISELEAGRAIPSETRGWTLGSKETRRLRGKEGEVDYRYMPDPDIAPLVIGDDLVNHLRRSLAVSPDSELDTLIAQYGLTAKDALSLINLENGSRVQYFYKVLKSVEEKLAAELTEAEMPEFKSYSTLVGNWIIHELGRLTTFKAGPLAARDLSFTPEGDCLQVPDADLAQLLYHLVRKQITGKVAKELLFAIYLNEIEGGITQAIEDNDLWFKEISEEEYEQLADEVMEGEDKVLQEFVDYKQFPQGKLMYLVGKMMRLGPTERIVPANAESVMRAKVEKLRSE; translated from the coding sequence ATGCCGCGCATACCAACTTCAGTCTTGGGCAAGTATCTGCTCAGCGGTCAAATCTCACGACAAGGTTGCGTCGGTGCGCGACAGATCACGAGGCATTCGGCATTACCTTCAGCAGCCGTTTCCGTTGCAAACTCAGCCAGGCTGTTGCACGTTTCTTCCGAAACCgtcccaccaccacctccagcaCAGCCCGTGCCTCTGCGCAAACagctcaaggatgaggcgaaaaaggcaaagaagcagggcaagaagaagtcaAAGGGTGACTCCCAGacagtggatggatgggaatTGACTGTGGGTATCGAGATCCACGCCCAGCTGAACACGGCACGCAAGCTATTCTCTCCCGCTGTCACCTCTTTCAACGATGAGCCCAATAGTCATGTGGCTCTTTTCGACCTTTCTATGCCAGGAAGTCAGCCATTGTTCCAGAAGGAGACTCTGATTCCTGCTCTGCGCGCCGCCCTTGCTCTAAACTGCGACATCCAGAAGCTCAGCCGGTTTGATAGGAAGCACTATTTCTGGTGGGATCAACCGTCCGGGTACCAGATCACTCAATACTACGAGCCCTTCGCCAGGAATGGTCACATCACTCTCCTCGCCAGAGACGGGATTTCTCCTCAGGATGGCGAGAGCGTCACTGTCGGAATCAAGCAGGTTCAGCTTGAACAGGATACGGCTAAGACCCTTGCGCAAGCGGACAAGGTCAACTGGCTGGACTTTAACCGTGTCGGCGTTCCACTCATTGAGATCATCACAGAGCCGGAAATGCACCACCCTCGAACTGCTGCTGTTCTGGTTCGCAAGATCCAGATGCTGCTCAACACTGTCGACGCCTGCGTCTCAGGCATGGAAACTGGAGGTCTGCGAGCAGATGTCAATGTTTCTGTGCGCAGGACCGACGGGTCTAATCCCTCTCTCGGCACAAGAACTGAGATCAAGAACCTGAGCACGATCAAGGCGGTCGAAGACGCTATCATTGCTGAGCGGGACCGTCAGATCAGCGAGCTGGAAGCCGGACGGGCTATTCCTAGCGAAACCCGCGGTTGGACTCTCGGTTCTAAGGAAACCCGACGACTacgaggaaaagaaggtgaGGTGGACTACCGCTACATGCCTGACCCTGATATTGCGCCTCTGGTCATCGGAGACGACCTCGTGAACCATTTGCGACGGTCGCTGGCTGTCTCGCCTGATTCAGAGCTGGACACGCTGATAGCGCAGTACGGCCTTACTGCTAAGGATGCGCTGTCCCTGATCAACCTGGAGAACGGCTCTCGTGTCCAGTACTTCTACAAGGTCCTTAAATCAgttgaggagaagcttgCGGCTGAGTTGACAGAGGCGGAGATGCCAGAGTTCAAGAGCTATTCTACTCTCGTTGGCAACTGGATCATTCACGAACTTGGACGCCTTACAACATTCAAGGCTGGACCGCTCGCTGCGAGGGATCTCTCCTTCACCCCCGAAGGTGATTGCTTGCAAGTTCCGGATGCAGACCTCGCCCAGCTTCTGTACCATCTGGTGCGCAAACAGATTACTGGCAAGGTGGCAAAGGAGCTTCTCTTCGCAATCTATCTCAACGAGATTGAGGGAGGAATTACTCAGGCTATTGAGGATAATGACCTCTGGTTCAAGGAGATTTCCGAGGAGGAATATGAGCAATTGGCAGATGAGGTTATGGAGGGAGAGGACAAGGTCTTGCAGGAGTTTGTCGACTACAAGCAGTTTCCACAGGGCAAGCTCATGTATCTTGTCGGCAAGATGATGCGTCTTGGGCCAACAGAGCGTATCGTCCCAGCGAATGCTGAGAGTGTGATGAGGGCAAAGGTCGAGAAGCTACGGAGTGAGTGA